The following coding sequences are from one Streptomyces angustmyceticus window:
- a CDS encoding ROK family transcriptional regulator: protein MHAPRTAAAGRTASPATARLINDRLALQLLQSEGPLTAGQLKSLTGLSRPTVADLVERLQDAGLITVVGESGAQRRGPNARLYGIVADRAHLVGLDLRTHSVTVAVADLLGEVRDERTAPVGPDDTPGTAVSTALAVMDKSLAAAGAHQPHTIAVGAPGLVDPATGRLGGTDWIPSWHAALVGELRARHAAPVLLENEVNLAAIAEQRDGAARDRDTFVLLWLGHGTGAAVVLDGTLRRGASGGTGEIGFLPVPGTAALPTASGCDGGFHSLAGSAAICALAAEHGLPAAPGTGPGTATAPPSGAAAGTPSAVADADAPPAEAVVRAALSAGDTGAAFLDALAARLALGVAAVCAVLDPGCVVLGGEIGRRGGEELAGRVGAQLARLSPLRTDVRAGTVGGRAVLRGAVLAARDAAQDDLFTPTG from the coding sequence CCGAGGGGCCCTTGACGGCAGGTCAGCTCAAGTCGCTGACCGGCCTGTCCCGGCCGACCGTGGCGGACCTCGTCGAACGCCTCCAGGACGCCGGGCTGATCACCGTGGTCGGCGAGAGCGGTGCGCAGCGGCGCGGCCCCAACGCCCGGCTCTACGGGATCGTCGCCGACCGGGCCCATCTCGTCGGCCTCGACCTGCGGACCCACAGTGTCACCGTCGCGGTCGCCGACCTCCTCGGCGAGGTGCGCGACGAACGCACCGCCCCCGTCGGCCCCGACGACACGCCCGGCACGGCCGTCTCCACCGCCCTCGCCGTCATGGACAAGTCCCTCGCCGCCGCGGGCGCCCACCAGCCGCACACCATCGCCGTCGGCGCCCCCGGCCTGGTCGACCCGGCCACCGGGCGGCTCGGCGGCACCGACTGGATCCCGTCCTGGCACGCCGCGCTGGTCGGTGAGCTGCGCGCCCGGCACGCCGCCCCGGTGCTGCTGGAGAACGAGGTCAACCTCGCCGCCATCGCCGAGCAGCGCGACGGCGCGGCCCGCGACCGCGACACCTTCGTCCTGCTCTGGCTCGGCCACGGCACCGGTGCCGCCGTGGTCCTGGACGGCACGCTGCGGCGCGGCGCCTCGGGCGGCACCGGCGAGATCGGCTTCCTGCCGGTCCCCGGCACCGCCGCCCTGCCCACGGCGAGCGGCTGCGACGGCGGCTTCCACTCCCTGGCCGGCTCCGCCGCGATCTGCGCCCTCGCGGCGGAACACGGCCTGCCCGCCGCGCCCGGCACCGGACCGGGGACGGCGACCGCACCCCCGTCCGGAGCCGCGGCCGGCACCCCGTCCGCCGTGGCCGACGCGGACGCCCCGCCCGCCGAAGCCGTCGTACGGGCCGCCCTGTCCGCCGGCGACACGGGCGCGGCGTTCCTGGACGCGCTGGCCGCGCGGCTCGCCCTCGGCGTGGCGGCGGTGTGCGCCGTGCTCGACCCCGGGTGTGTCGTCCTCGGCGGGGAGATCGGCCGCCGCGGCGGCGAGGAACTCGCCGGACGGGTCGGTGCGCAGCTGGCCCGGCTCTCCCCGCTGCGCACCGACGTGCGCGCGGGGACGGTCGGCGGTCGGGCGGTGCTGCGCGGTGCCGTCCTCGCCGCCCGCGACGCCGCCCAGGACGACCTGTTCACGCCCACGGGCTGA
- a CDS encoding SDR family oxidoreductase: MATILVTGGTGTLGRALVDRLLGDGHDVRSLSRRPHTGTARPRPRSYAVDLRDGTGLPEALAGVETVVHCASTPSGGDTEAAGRLIAAARAAGVAHLVYISIVGVDLVPIRYYRTKLAVERLIEGSGLGWTVLRTTQLHDLVLRVIKAGTRSPVLPVPTGVRVQPVEVGEVADRLAELAAGGPAGRVADLGGPEVLDARDLVRATLAAGGRRRLLMPLWLPGASAAALRRGGNLTPEHADGRRTYAEFLAARTGDAARR, encoded by the coding sequence ATGGCGACAATTCTGGTGACCGGCGGCACCGGCACCCTCGGGCGGGCCCTGGTCGACCGGCTGCTCGGCGACGGCCATGACGTCCGGTCGCTGAGCCGGCGCCCGCACACCGGCACGGCGCGGCCGCGACCGCGGTCGTACGCGGTCGACCTGCGCGACGGGACGGGCCTGCCCGAGGCACTGGCGGGCGTGGAGACGGTGGTGCACTGCGCCTCGACGCCGTCCGGCGGGGACACCGAGGCGGCGGGGCGGCTGATCGCGGCGGCCAGGGCGGCGGGCGTGGCGCACCTGGTGTACATCTCGATCGTCGGCGTGGACTTGGTCCCGATCCGCTACTACCGCACCAAGCTCGCCGTGGAGCGCCTGATCGAGGGCTCCGGGCTCGGCTGGACGGTACTGCGGACGACGCAGTTGCACGACCTGGTGCTCCGCGTGATCAAGGCGGGCACCCGGTCGCCGGTGCTCCCGGTACCGACGGGGGTGCGGGTGCAGCCGGTCGAGGTGGGGGAAGTCGCGGACCGGCTGGCGGAGTTGGCGGCCGGCGGGCCGGCCGGACGGGTCGCCGACCTGGGCGGTCCCGAGGTGCTGGACGCCCGGGATCTCGTCCGGGCCACGCTGGCGGCGGGCGGGCGGCGCCGGCTGCTGATGCCGCTGTGGCTGCCGGGCGCCTCCGCCGCGGCACTGCGCCGCGGCGGCAACCTCACCCCGGAACACGCCGACGGCCGCCGGACCTACGCCGAGTTCCTCGCGGCCCGTACGGGGGACGCGGCGCGGCGCTGA
- the ribD gene encoding bifunctional diaminohydroxyphosphoribosylaminopyrimidine deaminase/5-amino-6-(5-phosphoribosylamino)uracil reductase RibD has product MRRAIELAARGLGHTSPNPVVGCVVLDSAGRTAGEGWHQRAGGPHAEVHALRAAGERARGGTALVTLEPCNHTGRTGPCAQALIDAGIARVVYAVSDPNPTATGGAVTLADAGVDVEGGLLADEAAAGNEAWLTSVLRRRPFVLWKYAATLDGRIAAADGTSRWISSPQSRADVHRLRAASDAVIVGSGTARADDPQLGARISGLADDEVSQPLRVVVDSGATAVKAGARVLDGTAPTLIAVAEDADAGHLEGLAPIVRLPRAADGRGLHIPALLQALHEREVRSVLLEGGPTLAGAFLAAGAVDKVVGYLAPVLLGAGPAAVGDAGITTIAQALRLDVTGTERLGPDLRITATPIRHALNEEN; this is encoded by the coding sequence ATGCGCCGAGCCATCGAGCTCGCCGCCCGCGGCCTCGGGCACACCAGCCCGAACCCGGTCGTCGGCTGCGTCGTCCTGGACTCCGCCGGCCGCACCGCCGGCGAGGGCTGGCACCAGCGGGCCGGCGGCCCGCACGCCGAGGTCCATGCCCTGCGCGCCGCCGGCGAGCGGGCCCGCGGCGGCACCGCACTGGTCACCCTCGAACCCTGCAACCACACCGGCCGCACCGGCCCCTGCGCCCAGGCGCTGATCGACGCCGGGATCGCGCGCGTCGTCTACGCCGTCTCCGATCCCAACCCGACGGCCACCGGCGGCGCCGTCACCCTGGCCGACGCAGGCGTCGACGTCGAGGGCGGGCTGCTCGCCGACGAGGCCGCCGCCGGCAACGAGGCCTGGCTGACCTCGGTCCTGCGCCGCCGCCCGTTCGTCCTGTGGAAGTACGCCGCCACCCTCGACGGCCGGATCGCCGCCGCCGACGGCACCAGCCGCTGGATCTCCTCGCCCCAGTCGCGCGCCGATGTGCACCGGCTGCGGGCCGCCTCGGATGCCGTCATCGTCGGCTCCGGCACCGCCCGCGCCGACGACCCGCAGCTCGGCGCCCGGATCAGCGGGCTCGCCGACGACGAGGTCAGCCAGCCGCTGCGGGTCGTCGTCGACTCCGGCGCCACCGCCGTCAAGGCCGGCGCCCGCGTCCTGGACGGCACCGCGCCCACCCTGATCGCGGTCGCCGAGGACGCCGACGCCGGCCACCTCGAAGGGCTCGCCCCGATCGTCCGGCTGCCGCGCGCCGCCGACGGGCGCGGCCTGCACATCCCCGCACTGCTCCAGGCCCTCCACGAACGCGAGGTGCGTTCCGTCCTGCTCGAAGGCGGACCCACGCTCGCCGGGGCCTTCCTCGCCGCCGGGGCCGTCGACAAGGTCGTCGGCTACCTCGCCCCGGTGCTGCTCGGCGCCGGGCCCGCCGCCGTCGGCGACGCCGGAATCACCACCATCGCCCAGGCGTTGCGGCTCGACGTGACCGGCACCGAACGGCTCGGCCCCGACCTGCGCATCACCGCCACCCCCATCCGCCACGCCCTGAACGAGGAGAACTGA
- a CDS encoding riboflavin synthase — protein sequence MFTGIVEELGEVAAIENLGDSSRFRLRGPVVTEDAKHGDSIAVNGVCLTVVDTADGEFTADVMAETLHRSSLGALAAGSRVNLERPMALGGRLGGHLVQGHVDGTGTIVDRTPAEHWEIVKIALPAALSRYVVEKGSITVDGVSLTVVDAADDYFTISLIPTTLALTTLGIKKAGDPVNLEVDVLAKYVERLLGRGSDDRGDLDEIKEMDR from the coding sequence GTGTTCACCGGAATCGTCGAAGAACTGGGCGAGGTCGCCGCCATCGAGAACCTCGGCGACAGCTCCCGTTTCCGACTGCGCGGCCCCGTCGTCACGGAGGACGCCAAGCACGGCGACTCGATCGCCGTCAACGGCGTCTGTCTGACGGTCGTGGACACCGCCGACGGTGAGTTCACCGCCGATGTGATGGCCGAGACCCTCCACCGCTCCAGCCTCGGCGCGCTGGCCGCCGGCTCGCGGGTCAACCTGGAGCGCCCGATGGCGCTCGGCGGGCGGCTGGGCGGGCACCTCGTCCAGGGGCATGTCGACGGCACCGGCACCATCGTCGACCGCACCCCCGCGGAGCACTGGGAGATCGTCAAGATCGCGCTGCCGGCCGCGCTGTCCCGCTATGTCGTCGAGAAGGGCTCGATCACCGTCGACGGGGTCAGCCTCACCGTCGTCGACGCCGCCGACGACTACTTCACCATCAGCCTCATCCCCACCACCCTCGCCCTGACCACCCTGGGCATCAAGAAGGCCGGCGACCCGGTCAACCTGGAGGTCGACGTCCTCGCCAAGTACGTCGAGCGGCTGCTCGGCCGGGGTTCCGACGACCGCGGCGACCTTGACGAGATCAAGGAGATGGACCGGTGA
- a CDS encoding nicotinamide mononucleotide transporter family protein, whose product MSVLDTLNGTAFTAFGQHVIWSDMIGNTIGLAALALGWRRSIWTWPAQFLSGLILVAAYASAHLSGGVGKQLLVIGVALWGWRQWQRGRKQAQDGSIAVRFAGWRERGLLLGGTAVGTAAVGTLFTLFPQLSWNPWPDAYIFVGTLAAMVAQARGLVEFWCAWLLVDIVGVPLAFSSGLAFSGLVYVVYLALVVWGMRDWWLRSRAADRTVLEGAAA is encoded by the coding sequence GTGAGCGTCCTCGACACGCTGAACGGAACGGCGTTCACGGCCTTCGGGCAGCACGTCATCTGGTCGGACATGATCGGCAACACCATCGGTCTGGCCGCCCTGGCGCTCGGCTGGCGGCGCTCGATCTGGACCTGGCCCGCCCAGTTCCTCTCCGGCCTGATCCTCGTCGCCGCCTATGCCTCCGCCCACCTCAGCGGCGGCGTCGGCAAGCAACTCCTGGTCATCGGCGTGGCGTTGTGGGGCTGGCGGCAGTGGCAGCGCGGCCGCAAGCAGGCGCAGGACGGCTCCATCGCCGTCCGCTTCGCCGGCTGGCGCGAGCGCGGCCTGCTGCTGGGCGGCACCGCCGTGGGCACCGCGGCCGTCGGCACCCTGTTCACCCTGTTCCCGCAGCTGTCCTGGAACCCCTGGCCGGACGCCTACATCTTCGTCGGCACGCTCGCCGCGATGGTCGCCCAGGCCCGCGGACTGGTCGAGTTCTGGTGCGCCTGGCTGCTGGTCGACATCGTCGGCGTCCCGCTCGCCTTCAGCAGCGGCCTCGCCTTCTCCGGCCTCGTCTACGTCGTCTATCTCGCCCTCGTCGTGTGGGGCATGCGCGACTGGTGGCTGCGCTCGCGCGCCGCCGATCGCACCGTCCTGGAAGGAGCAGCGGCATGA
- a CDS encoding bifunctional 3,4-dihydroxy-2-butanone-4-phosphate synthase/GTP cyclohydrolase II — MTAVQSWYDAEAEALALDPVEQAIADIAAGRPVVVVDDEDRENEGDLVLAAEKATPEIVAFMMSECRGLICAPMEGTELDRLELPQMVEHNTESMRTAFTVSVDATAAHGVTTGISAADRATTLRLLASGESAAGDFVRPGHIFPLRARPGGVLVRNGHTEAGVDLARLAGLRPAAAIVEIAGEDGTMLRLPELVPFARKHGLSIISIEDLIAYRQSSEPTVRREAETRLPTAHGEFTAYGYRSTADGVEHIALVAGDLGDGEDVLVRVHSECLTGDIFHSLRCDCGPQLEASLQRIAEAGRGVVIYLRGHEGRGIGLLSKLRAYELQERGRDTLDANLELGLPADSRDYAAGAQMLQDLGVRSLRLMTNNPEKTSALVRYGLRVTGREPMPVKAGEHNLRYLRTKRDRMGHDLPWLDPAATVPPPFEGGRPGETPRTGTGGTTPPSATACDNQ; from the coding sequence ATGACCGCAGTGCAGAGCTGGTACGACGCCGAGGCCGAGGCCCTGGCGCTGGACCCCGTCGAGCAGGCCATCGCCGACATCGCCGCCGGCCGCCCGGTCGTGGTCGTGGACGACGAGGACCGCGAGAACGAGGGCGACCTCGTTCTCGCCGCGGAGAAGGCCACCCCCGAGATCGTCGCCTTCATGATGAGCGAGTGCCGCGGACTGATCTGCGCCCCCATGGAGGGCACGGAGCTGGACCGCCTGGAACTCCCGCAGATGGTCGAGCACAACACCGAGTCGATGCGGACCGCCTTCACCGTCTCCGTCGACGCCACCGCGGCACACGGCGTGACCACCGGCATCTCCGCCGCCGACCGCGCCACCACCCTGCGACTGCTCGCCTCCGGGGAATCGGCCGCCGGCGACTTCGTCCGGCCCGGCCACATCTTCCCGCTGCGCGCCCGGCCCGGCGGCGTGCTGGTCCGCAACGGCCACACCGAGGCCGGCGTCGACCTCGCCCGGCTGGCCGGACTGCGCCCGGCCGCCGCCATCGTGGAGATCGCGGGCGAGGACGGCACGATGCTGCGGCTGCCGGAGCTGGTGCCGTTCGCCCGCAAGCACGGACTGTCGATCATCTCCATCGAGGACCTGATCGCCTATCGGCAGTCGTCCGAGCCCACCGTCCGCCGCGAGGCCGAGACCCGGCTGCCCACCGCCCACGGCGAGTTCACCGCCTACGGCTACCGCTCCACCGCCGACGGCGTCGAGCACATCGCGCTGGTCGCCGGCGACCTCGGCGACGGCGAGGACGTCCTGGTCAGGGTCCACTCCGAATGCCTGACCGGCGATATCTTCCACTCCCTGCGCTGCGACTGCGGCCCCCAGCTGGAAGCCTCCCTGCAGCGGATCGCCGAGGCCGGCCGGGGCGTGGTGATCTACCTCCGCGGCCACGAGGGGCGCGGCATCGGACTGCTGTCCAAGCTGCGCGCCTACGAACTCCAGGAGCGCGGCCGCGACACCCTCGACGCCAACCTCGAACTGGGCCTGCCCGCCGACTCCCGCGACTACGCCGCCGGCGCGCAGATGCTCCAGGACCTCGGGGTGCGCTCGCTGCGCCTGATGACCAACAACCCCGAGAAGACCTCCGCCCTGGTGCGGTACGGCCTGCGCGTCACCGGCCGCGAGCCGATGCCCGTCAAGGCCGGCGAGCACAACCTGCGGTACCTGCGGACCAAGCGGGACCGGATGGGGCACGACCTGCCCTGGCTGGACCCCGCGGCCACCGTCCCCCCGCCCTTCGAAGGCGGCCGGCCGGGGGAGACCCCGCGCACCGGAACGGGCGGTACCACGCCCCCCTCCGCCACCGCCTGCGACAACCAGTAG
- the ribH gene encoding 6,7-dimethyl-8-ribityllumazine synthase, which translates to MSGKGAPELTVKNCGDLRVAVIAAQWHEQVMNGLVDGALRALTELGIDEPTLLRVPGAFELPVVAKVLAGRGYDAVVALGVVIKGGTPHFDYVCQGVTQGLTQVSVDTGVPVGFGVLTCDTEQQALDRAGLEGSTEDKGHEAVTAAVATAATLRTVSEPWR; encoded by the coding sequence GTGAGCGGCAAGGGCGCACCCGAACTGACCGTGAAGAACTGTGGCGACCTGCGGGTGGCCGTGATCGCGGCGCAATGGCACGAGCAGGTCATGAACGGCCTGGTGGACGGCGCACTGCGCGCCCTGACCGAGCTGGGCATCGACGAGCCCACCCTGCTGCGGGTCCCCGGCGCCTTCGAGCTGCCGGTCGTCGCCAAGGTGCTGGCCGGCCGCGGCTATGACGCGGTGGTCGCCCTCGGCGTGGTCATCAAGGGCGGCACCCCGCACTTCGACTACGTCTGCCAGGGCGTCACCCAGGGCCTGACCCAGGTGTCGGTGGACACCGGTGTCCCGGTCGGCTTCGGCGTGCTGACCTGCGACACCGAACAGCAGGCGCTCGACCGCGCCGGCCTCGAAGGCTCCACCGAGGACAAGGGCCACGAGGCCGTCACCGCCGCCGTCGCCACCGCCGCGACGCTGCGGACCGTGTCCGAGCCCTGGCGCTAG
- a CDS encoding phosphoribosyl-ATP diphosphatase, producing the protein MSKKTFEELFSELQQKAATGDPATSRTAELVQAGVHTIGKKVVEEAAEVWMAAEYESDEAAAEEISQLLYHLQVMMVAKGISLDDVYAHL; encoded by the coding sequence ATGTCCAAGAAGACGTTCGAGGAGCTCTTCTCCGAGCTCCAGCAGAAGGCCGCCACGGGCGACCCCGCCACCTCCCGGACCGCCGAGCTGGTGCAGGCCGGCGTCCATACGATCGGCAAGAAGGTCGTCGAGGAGGCCGCCGAGGTGTGGATGGCCGCCGAGTACGAATCCGACGAGGCCGCCGCCGAGGAGATTTCCCAGCTCCTCTACCACCTCCAGGTCATGATGGTCGCCAAGGGCATCTCCCTCGACGACGTCTACGCCCACCTCTGA
- the hisG gene encoding ATP phosphoribosyltransferase, with product MLRIAVPNKGSLSEPASAMLHEAGYRQRKDRRELVLVDAENEVEFFFLRPRDIAVYVGSGKLDIGITGRDLLLDSGSPAEEILQLGFAGSTFRYATRPGTAKDVSEFGGMTIATSFSGLVRQHLVDNGVDASVVHLDGAVETAIQLGVAEIIADVVETGTTLRNAGLEIIGEPILKSEAVVIRGTGAPDDDPKVRQFLRRMQGVLVARRYVMMDYDIRVEHVEKAVGLTPGLESPTVSPLHHEGWVAVRSMVPSKDAQRIMDELYDLGARAILTTGIHACRL from the coding sequence ATGCTGCGCATCGCTGTCCCCAACAAGGGTTCACTGTCCGAGCCTGCGTCGGCGATGCTCCATGAGGCCGGCTACCGCCAGCGCAAGGACCGCAGGGAACTGGTCCTCGTCGACGCCGAGAACGAGGTCGAGTTCTTCTTCCTGCGCCCGCGCGACATCGCGGTCTACGTCGGCTCCGGCAAGCTCGACATCGGCATCACCGGCCGTGACCTGCTGCTGGACTCCGGCTCGCCGGCCGAGGAGATCCTCCAGCTCGGCTTCGCCGGCTCGACCTTCCGCTACGCCACCCGCCCGGGTACCGCCAAGGACGTCAGCGAGTTCGGCGGCATGACGATCGCCACCTCGTTCTCCGGCCTGGTCCGTCAGCACCTCGTCGACAACGGCGTGGACGCCTCCGTCGTCCACCTCGACGGCGCCGTGGAGACCGCCATCCAGCTCGGCGTCGCCGAGATCATCGCGGATGTCGTGGAGACCGGCACCACCCTGCGCAACGCCGGGCTGGAGATCATCGGTGAGCCGATCCTCAAGTCCGAGGCCGTGGTCATCCGCGGCACCGGCGCGCCGGACGACGACCCGAAGGTGCGCCAGTTCCTGCGCCGGATGCAGGGCGTCCTGGTGGCCCGCCGGTACGTGATGATGGACTATGACATCCGGGTCGAGCACGTCGAGAAGGCCGTCGGCCTCACCCCGGGCCTGGAGTCGCCGACCGTCTCCCCGCTGCACCACGAGGGCTGGGTCGCGGTCCGCTCGATGGTCCCGTCCAAGGACGCCCAGCGCATCATGGACGAGCTCTACGACCTCGGCGCCCGCGCGATCCTGACCACCGGCATCCACGCCTGCCGGCTGTGA
- a CDS encoding PH domain-containing protein, giving the protein MSAPLPSLPVTFRPTRTRAVLYAVGAAQLAALTVIALLLPKLTGGERLSFVVTGLLVLAVLLLLSRPKVVARQEGVTVVNLTTRRDLAWAQVLRVNLREGDPWVHLDLADGTSLPAMGIQPGIARDQAIRDARALRDLTEKHGAVDHTAG; this is encoded by the coding sequence GTGTCCGCGCCCCTGCCCAGCCTCCCGGTGACGTTCCGGCCGACCCGCACTCGGGCCGTCCTCTACGCCGTCGGCGCCGCCCAGCTCGCCGCCCTCACCGTGATCGCGCTGCTGCTGCCGAAGCTGACCGGCGGCGAGCGGCTCAGCTTCGTGGTCACCGGTCTCCTGGTGCTCGCCGTCCTCCTGCTGCTCAGCCGCCCCAAGGTGGTGGCGCGGCAGGAGGGCGTCACGGTGGTCAACCTCACCACCCGGCGCGACCTGGCCTGGGCCCAGGTCCTGCGCGTCAACCTCCGCGAAGGCGACCCCTGGGTCCACCTCGACCTCGCCGACGGCACCAGCCTGCCCGCCATGGGCATCCAGCCCGGAATCGCCAGGGACCAGGCCATCCGGGATGCCCGTGCGCTGCGCGATCTCACCGAGAAGCACGGTGCTGTCGACCACACGGCCGGTTGA
- a CDS encoding hemolysin family protein — translation MTGPLLLLAAALVLILANGFFVAAEFGLVTVEKADAERAASDGDRRAHTVVSALRELSFQLSGTQLGITITSLVVGMLAEPALAELLSGPLAATGLPRGAVPGTAVVIGMLLASAVQMVVGELVPKNWAVSKPLPVARVVAGPQRAFSRFFRPVITLLNTVANRLVRALGVEPTDELASARTPGELVSLARHSALAGALEQDTADLFVRTLSLGGLTAENVMTPRVRVSALQASATAEDVVNLTRATGLSRFPVYHTRIDEVVGMVHLKDALAVPAHDRLRIPAGRIAVPPLLVPETLPVQTLLERLRSEQPIAVVVDEYGGTAGVVTLEDIIEELVGEVRDEHDGVDLPELGQAPPEEGRPAWDADGGCRVDTLRKIGLEAPEGPYETVAGLVAHILGRIPAPGDIAELDGWRLRVRLVSHHRAERIRIVRTATVTVPAAPEAPREAVAAVAEVAR, via the coding sequence ATGACCGGCCCCCTGCTGCTGCTCGCCGCGGCACTCGTCCTGATCCTGGCCAACGGTTTCTTCGTCGCTGCCGAGTTCGGACTCGTCACCGTCGAGAAGGCGGACGCCGAACGGGCCGCGTCCGACGGCGACCGCCGCGCGCACACCGTCGTCTCCGCCCTGCGGGAACTCTCCTTCCAGCTCTCCGGCACCCAACTCGGCATCACGATCACCTCCTTGGTGGTCGGCATGCTCGCCGAGCCCGCGCTGGCCGAGCTGCTGTCCGGCCCGCTGGCCGCCACCGGCCTGCCCCGGGGCGCGGTCCCCGGCACGGCCGTCGTCATCGGCATGCTGCTGGCCTCCGCGGTCCAGATGGTCGTCGGCGAACTCGTGCCCAAGAACTGGGCGGTTTCCAAGCCGCTGCCCGTCGCCCGCGTGGTCGCCGGCCCCCAGCGGGCCTTCTCCCGCTTCTTCCGCCCGGTGATCACCCTGCTGAACACCGTTGCCAACCGGCTGGTGCGCGCCCTGGGCGTGGAGCCGACCGACGAGCTGGCCTCTGCCCGCACCCCCGGCGAACTGGTCTCGCTCGCCCGGCACTCCGCCCTCGCCGGCGCCCTGGAGCAGGACACCGCCGACCTGTTCGTCCGTACCCTCTCGCTGGGCGGCCTGACCGCGGAGAACGTCATGACGCCGCGCGTTCGGGTGAGTGCCCTGCAGGCGTCCGCCACGGCCGAGGACGTGGTCAACCTGACCCGCGCCACCGGCCTGTCCCGCTTCCCCGTCTACCACACCCGTATCGACGAGGTCGTCGGCATGGTGCACCTCAAGGACGCGCTGGCCGTCCCGGCGCACGACCGGCTGCGCATCCCCGCGGGCCGGATCGCGGTACCGCCGCTGCTGGTGCCCGAGACCCTGCCGGTGCAGACCCTGCTGGAGCGGCTGCGCAGCGAACAGCCGATAGCGGTGGTCGTCGACGAGTACGGCGGCACGGCCGGCGTGGTCACCCTGGAGGACATCATCGAGGAGCTGGTCGGCGAGGTCCGCGACGAGCACGACGGGGTGGACCTGCCCGAACTGGGCCAGGCCCCGCCCGAGGAGGGCCGCCCGGCCTGGGACGCCGACGGCGGCTGCCGGGTCGACACCCTGCGCAAGATCGGCCTGGAGGCTCCGGAAGGCCCGTACGAGACGGTGGCAGGACTGGTGGCACACATACTCGGCCGGATCCCGGCCCCCGGCGACATCGCGGAACTCGACGGCTGGCGGCTGCGGGTGCGGCTGGTGTCGCACCACCGCGCCGAGCGGATAAGGATCGTGCGGACCGCCACCGTCACGGTGCCGGCCGCACCCGAGGCGCCCCGTGAGGCCGTCGCGGCGGTCGCGGAGGTGGCCCGATGA
- a CDS encoding hemolysin family protein, with protein sequence MTLVQLLFAVLLVLANGFFVGAEFALVSVRRSQIEPLATEGSSRARQVLHGLENLPQMMAAAQFGITVCSLTLGAVAEPTVAHLLEPVFEAVHLPAALVHPLGYVIALALVVFLHLVIGEMVPKNLAMAAPEKTALWFSPGLVAFARLCRPVTALLGACAHGVLRLFRVEPKDEVEAVFTSEQLNHLVEDSVQAGLLDPAEQEQLSDVLELGSRPVTEVLLDRAALVTVEPTVTPRQVEEMTVRTGYSRFPVCAPGGAYMGYLHVKDVLDLEERDRAVPQRIWHPMTTLRAELPLDDALTAMRRAASHLAAVADATGRVLGLVALEDVLEMLVGEVRDPAHHRAPAARGRGATARDRVSEPREETPLPSEDRAMAR encoded by the coding sequence ATGACCCTGGTCCAGCTGCTCTTCGCGGTCCTGCTCGTCCTCGCCAACGGCTTCTTCGTCGGCGCCGAGTTCGCCCTGGTCTCGGTGCGCCGCAGCCAGATCGAACCGCTGGCGACCGAAGGCTCCTCCCGTGCCCGCCAGGTGCTGCACGGCCTGGAGAACCTCCCGCAGATGATGGCCGCCGCCCAGTTCGGCATCACCGTCTGCTCCCTGACGCTCGGTGCGGTCGCCGAGCCCACCGTCGCCCACCTCCTGGAGCCGGTCTTCGAGGCGGTCCACCTGCCCGCCGCCCTGGTCCACCCGCTCGGCTACGTCATCGCCCTGGCGCTGGTGGTCTTCCTCCACCTCGTCATCGGCGAGATGGTCCCCAAGAACCTGGCGATGGCGGCCCCCGAGAAGACGGCCCTGTGGTTCAGCCCGGGCCTCGTCGCCTTCGCGCGGCTGTGCCGCCCGGTCACCGCGCTGCTCGGCGCCTGCGCCCACGGAGTGCTGCGGCTCTTCCGCGTGGAGCCGAAGGACGAGGTGGAGGCGGTCTTCACCAGTGAGCAGCTGAACCATCTCGTCGAGGACTCGGTCCAGGCCGGCCTGCTCGACCCGGCCGAGCAGGAACAGCTCTCCGACGTGCTGGAACTGGGCAGCCGGCCCGTCACCGAGGTCCTCCTCGACCGGGCGGCCCTGGTCACCGTCGAACCGACGGTGACGCCCCGCCAGGTCGAGGAGATGACCGTACGGACCGGGTACTCCCGTTTCCCGGTGTGTGCGCCCGGCGGCGCGTACATGGGCTACCTGCACGTCAAGGACGTCCTCGACCTGGAGGAACGCGACCGCGCGGTGCCCCAGCGCATCTGGCATCCGATGACGACGCTGCGCGCCGAGCTGCCCCTGGACGACGCCCTCACGGCCATGCGCCGCGCCGCCTCCCACCTGGCGGCGGTCGCCGACGCGACCGGCCGGGTGCTCGGCCTGGTCGCCCTGGAGGACGTCCTGGAGATGCTCGTCGGCGAGGTCCGCGACCCGGCCCACCACCGCGCCCCCGCCGCCCGCGGCCGCGGGGCCACGGCACGCGACCGGGTCAGCGAGCCCCGCGAGGAGACCCCCCTCCCGTCCGAGGACCGGGCCATGGCGCGCTGA